The Lycium barbarum isolate Lr01 chromosome 9, ASM1917538v2, whole genome shotgun sequence genome has a segment encoding these proteins:
- the LOC132611906 gene encoding uncharacterized protein LOC132611906, whose product MVKVGIVLGHKILENGIEVDKAKIEVITKPPPSSTIKDVQSFLGHVGFYRRLVKDFSKVANPLCKLLEKETKFVFNDSCLEAFECLKEKLTSSPIIIAPDWSKLFELMCDASGFAMEVVLGQRHENIFHPIYYARTQVVVHTDHAALRYLMAKKDAKLRHGGFSRRHELPMTPILEVELFDVWGIDFMSTFGSSYNNKYILVVVDYLSKWNEAVALPNYEGRSVTAFLKKNIFLRFGTPRAIISDEGSFFNNQLFKTLLEKYGVKHKVATPYRPKTSDQVEVSNMEIKSILSKTVNANRTDWSKKLDDAL is encoded by the exons ATGGTGAAGGTGGGGATTGTGCTTGGTCacaaaattttggaaaatgggATAGAGGTTGATAAAGCAAAGATCGAAGTCATTACTAAGCCTCCCCCTTCTAGTACCATCAAAGATGTCCAAAGCTTCCTAGGCCATGTTGGATTCTATCGGAGACTTGTCAAGGATTTCTCAAAGGTGGCCAACCCTCTATGCAAATTGTTGGAAAAAGAAACCAAGTTTGTGTTTAATGATTCTTGTCTCGAAGCTTTTGAGTGCTTAAAAGAAAAGCTCACTTCGTCACCTATCATCATTGCTCCGGATTGGTCTAAACTGTTTGAActaatgtgtgatgctagtggctTTGCAATGGAGGTCGTTCTTGGCCAAAGGCATGAAAATATTTTCCACCCCATTTATTATGCAA GAACTCAAGTGGTTGTTCACACCGATCATGCGGCCCTCCGTTACCTCATGGCTAAGAAAGATGCAAAACTGAG acATGGAGGATTCTCAAGAAGGCATGAGCTACCGATGACACCAATTCTTGAAGTTGAACTATTTGATGTTTGGGGGATTGACTTCATGAGTACATTTGGGAGTTCCTACAATAACAAGTACATCCTTGTGGTTGTTGACTACCTATCCAAGTGGAATGAAGCTGTGGCTCTTCCAAATtatgaaggaagaagtgtcaccgcattcttgaaaaagaacatctTCTTAAGGTTTGGtactccaagggcaatcattagtgatgaaGGCTCTTTTTTTAACAACCAGTTGTTCAAGactcttcttgaaaaatatggagtCAAACATAAAGTTGCCACCCCCTATCGTCCCAAAACAAGTGATCAAGTTGAGGTGTCAAATATGGAGATCAAGAGCATCCTCTCCAAGACGGTGAATGCAAATAGGACCGATTGGTCAAAGAAATTGGATGATGCATTATAG